GGATGAAGCCGGAAAGGCTGAATCGAGTTCGGCTGTGCAACCGCAGATGACGCAGATGGCCCGGAGTGGGATGGGAGATCCGCAGATTCTGAGGTTAGGGGCTGAGGAGGAATCTGAGGAGCGGAATTCGGAACCTTGGCGTTCTTGGTGGTTCAATCTCGGTCTCCGGTATTCGGATTTGACATCCGGGCCAGCCCGGCCTACCATGAACCGATGAACAAGACCTGGCGAGAGAAGCTGGCCGACGCCAAAGACCTGCCCAAGACGATGGTCATTCCATCTCCCGCAGAAGTAGACGAGGTGATGCGCCGAGTGCCGAAGGGCAAACTCGCGACCATCAACGAAATCCGTGCCTGCCTCGCAAAGAAGCACGGCACCGACATCGCCTGCCCGATGACGACCGGCATCTTCGCCTGGATTGCCGCACACGCGGCCGAAGAAGCGAAGGCCGAGGGCCGGACGGACATCACGCCTTACTGGCGCACGCTCAAGTCCGGCGGCGAGCTGAACCCCAAGTATCCCGGCGGCATCCCGGCCCTGAAGAAACTCCTTGCCGCTGAAGGCCACAAGGTTGTCAAGAAGGGCAGCAAGTTCCTCGTCGCCGGCTTCGAATCCAAGCTCGCCACGCTCTAGCCCGCACGGACCATCTGCCACTACAGATGAGCACAGGTCGCTGCTGCCAACGGGGCTCCCGCAACCTGACTCTGAAACGGACTGCGGTCTAGCGGTAGACTTCGCGGCGGTGACGTATACGCATTACCCTGACTTCGCGCACGTCGTCGTCTATCTCGTAGACAATACGGTAGTCCCCGACCCGGATGCGCCAGTCGCGGTGCGAACCGGTGAGTTTCCGGCAGCCATGCGGACGCGGGTTGTCGGCTAGGGATCGAAGCGCGCTCCCCACACGCCGGAAAACAGAAGAGTCGAGACGCCGCAGGCTGCGTTCAGCGGCGGATTCGAGAAGGACGACGTACACGGGGAGTCGACGGCTGCGCGTCGCGGGCGGTGAAGTCGGCGGCATCGTCCTGCGGACACCGGGCAAGGACGTCGGACAGGCTGCGGAACCGCAGCGGACGCTCACGCATCCGTCTCAGGGCTCGCAGGTCCTCCAAGTCCTCTGCCCGCTCAAGCAACTCCTCGTACTCGGCGATGTCGAGGATCACGGCCGCCGGTCTGCCGTCGCGATACACGAATTCTCGCTCTCGTGATGCCATACGGAATTGTGGCCTAAATGCCGGCGTAGTCAAGCCGCGCCCGTCGGCGCACCTGCTTCAACGACTTTGCCCACGCCGCGCGCGCGGGCCGCTGACCCAGCACTTCGGTCTTCAACCGCTCCATCCCTTTGTCCCTGGTCCCTCACTCGACCCCTCGAATCCTGGAATCCTAGACGCCTGACTTACCACTTCCGCCTTCCGGTCTCTGGGGTCCTCTTGTCCTTGATTCCTTGCCCACTAGACCCTCAAGCACACAGCTCAAAGCTACGATGAAGGCTCGTCAGAAAGCTCGTCTGGAAGCTCGCGAGAAAGTACCATAGAACGCTTACTCGAAGGCTTACTGCATCGCTTCGCGCATCGCTCATCTCAATGCTCGTCACATCGCTTCGCGCATCGCTCATCTCAAAGCTCAGCGCATTGCTTCTCACATGGCTCGCTACAAAGCTCAGTCGAAAGCTCGCGTCAAAGCTCTTCTGAAAGCTCAGTTCAAAGCTCATTTCAAGGCTTGTTTCAGGGCTTCTTCGAACGCTCCTTGGAAGGCTAGCCCCCAGGCGACCCCTATATGCGGCCTTTCCGCTAACCGACAGGACTTAACCGACTGAGAGTGATGAGTTTACGCCCTACCGGGAAGAATCACCAAACCCACAGTTCTTTTTGCTCTTTTCGGCCCGAAGTCAGTCCCGGCGGCCTGTAGCCCAAGAAGTATATAAACCTCGTGCCGCGGTTCGCCACACTGCACCCGGTTCATGACGAACCGCGCGACATGGCTGGCCGAGAATCGCGGAATCCCGCATTCTGATGTCTGACTCTGGCTTCGGCCGCTGGCTGTCGGCTGTCAGCCGGTAGCTGTCTTGCCCTCGTCCGCTTGACTTATGCCGCGTGTTATCTATCCTCACTTCTGCAATGGCCATACAATTGCCGAGGGATTTGGCTACCCGCGTTCAGGCCGTAGTCCGGCACTTAAGGTCCTTCGATTGAACACAGCTATCGGCCATGACAGGGATGGAATCGCCCGCCAATCCTCCATGATTGACCTGAACTGCGCTTGACCCAGCACGACCTGCGAATATCATCAGGGGCATGAAAGGACAGCAACCCCCTGCCGGAAACCAGCGGGCAGAGGACACTCAATTGAAGCAGGGAGAGTTCAGATTTGAGGTCGACAGCGGACTACTTCTTCAACTCGGAGAAGAACTGGTCAGCAAGCCTTGGGTGGCTTTGGCCGAGCTGGTAAAGAACTCGTACGACGCCGATTCCACGTACGCGATTGTCGAGTTTAAGAACGTCAAGAGACCAGGCGGCGAGATTACAATTGTCGACGAGGGCAGCGGCATACCATTCGACCGACTCCAGGAAACCTGGATGAGAATCGCCACGACCGACAAGAAACTCCACCCCGAGTCACCGCGATACAAACGCCCGCGGGCGGGTGCCAAGGGCATCGGCAGGTTCGCCGCGCGACGACTCGCGAACAAACTGGAACTGGTTTCCGTCGTGGACACGGGAGTAGGCCAACCCCGCGAGCAGACCACCATTCACTTCGACTGGGCCGCGTTCAAGCCCGGCATGGATGTGCAGTCCGTGCCGGTCGTCTACGAACGAACATCGGTGGAACCGAACGTGGCTACGGGGCTGACTCTCAAGATGACTGAAGCACGAGACGCGTGGACCGAAGATGCGATGAAGGAACTCCAGCGAGAAGTCCTTCGTGTTGTCAATCCTCTGTTTGGCCCGATCTCCACGCACGCCACGGGGCGTTTGGCGGATCCTGGATTCTCGGTTCAATTTGACGCACCTGAGTTTCCGAAGTTCGCTGGAGGCCTAGACGAGGAATTCCTGAAGATGGCGGTGGCGGTCCTAAGGGGAGAAGTCGATGCGGACGGGAAAGCTCGATTCCGCGTCACATTCCGACGTGGGCACGACGAAATCAAGGCCCAGGAATTCGCTTGGACTCCGCCAGGTCAGACGTACCCGGGAATAGCGCATGTGAACTTGGTGGCATACTACTTCGCATTCACATCTGATGAATACGAAGAAACTGCCTTCAGCCTACCAGAAGCGAGGCTGCTGGGTCGTGAGTACGGCGGCGTGAGCATCCGACTGGACCGTTTCCGCATAGCACCATACGGAACGAAAGGTGATGACTGGCTCCACCTAGACGAGGACAGAGCCAGAAGGTGGACCACTACCCCGGAAGAGCTCGAGGGGACCGTGGAAGGACTGGAGCGTCCGATGCTCCTATTGCCAGGAAACATGCAGCTGTTTGGGCAAGTTCAGCTTTTGCGCGAAAAGCATCCGCAGTTCAGGATAGCAGCAGACCGGGAAGGTCTGGTTGAGGATGCAGCGTTCGAGGAACTCAAGAAGTTTGTACGGCTTGGCATCGACTGGCTTACGGTCCAGTACGCCCGCCGAAGTGTAGCTCGTCGGGCTGTACGCCGTGTGCAGCGCCGCGTGAGAAGGCAGTCGCCCGCGCAGCTTCTGGAGACGACAAAGACGAGTCTTGTGACGCTAGGTGAGAAGATCGGCGTAGAAAAGACGCGCGAGGCTCTGCACCTATTGGATGCTGCCTCCGAGGCAATTGCCGAGGAGGAACAGGAACGGATCGGCGAGATACAGATGTTGCGCGTTTTGGCTTCCACCGGGACGATGATAAGCGTCATCGACCACCAGCTACTTGAGGTGCTGACCGGGCTGCGGGCCAAGTCAAACAGACTTGGCAGACTCGTTGAACACCTGCCGGGATCCTACAGACCTGAGCTTGAGAAGGAACTGACCGGGCTGGGCAAGTGGTTAGACGACGCTAGGCAGCTCGCCGACCTTCTCGGGATGATGGCCGGCAAGGAAGCACGGACAAAGCGCATCCCTCACAACATCAGGGAACTAGTGCGCGACTTCCTCGCGGCCTTTGAGTCATTCGCCAAGGAACACGGCGTCACGCTTGAGAATGGGGTTCCGTCTGAGCTGGTGTCACCGCCGATGTACAGGTGTGAACTCGGGGCGATTCTGTTGAACCTCCTGACGAACGCCCTGAAAGCAGTCTTGGACACCCAGCGGCGCGAAGTGTTCGTTTCGGCCAAGGATTCCCGCGGCAATTTGGTCCTTCGTGTCTCGGACACAGGCAAGGGAGCGGATCCCCACAAGTGGGTTGACTACTTCATGCCATTCGTCAGCGAGAGCGAGCCCAACATTGAACTCGGCACGGGAACCGGAATGGGGCTCACAATTGTACGCGACCTCGTGGAGCTCTACGGCGGAGAAGCCCGGTTCGTCGAACCAGACACTGGGTATAACACAGCAGTCGAAGCGAGGATCCCATATGAAGCATGATGCCCGTGACGAAACGCTGCGCGCCGTACTGATCGAGGACACGCCGCGCGAAATGGCTGACATACGTGAGACACTGGAAGGTATAGGAGGACTGACGGTCGTGGAGGTCGTCTACCGCGGCCCGGAGCTGACAGTCCGCGATGCGTTGAGCAAGAAGCCGCATGTGGTCCTTGTTGACTTCAGGCTCGTTAGACCCCCTAGAGGCCAGCACGTATTGCCGAGCCAAGGCAGCTCGTTGGCCGCTCTACTTAAGGAGAAGGACCGGATGCCGGATACGCCCGTGTTCTTGATCTCGCTCGGAAGACTGACGAAGGAAGAGCCGCTGATCCACATCCAAGCCACCCCGCGTTCTTTTGACGGCCTCCTAATCAAGGAGGACATTCACGGTGACCCCGACGGCACGGTCGCCAAGATATGTGCCGTTGTATCGGGCTATCGCCGGCTTGCCGCCAAGAGGATGCGTACGCGCCAAGGCCTCTTTGCTCTCTTGGGCGCGCGAGAGGCGGACTTCGACGTGCTGTTGAAGGCGGATCCTCCTCCTTCGCTCGTCGCCAACCGGTGGGATGTGACCGAAGGCGCACAGTGGGTTCGACATACGCTGATGGCCTACCCGGGCATCCTTTATGATGATTTGACAGCGGCTTGCTTCCTCGGACTGTCGCTGGGCTCATTTGGGTCAAGCAAAGTCGCCGAGTTCTTTGCTGAAGCTCGCTATGGCGGTCCGTTCTTCGAGGAGTCGAAACGTTGGTGGAAGTCGCTTCTCCTGAGGAAGGCGACAACGTACATGCTGGACGCAAAGGAACCTGGTCCCCCCATGGCGTTTGGACAACTGTGGCGGAGGAAGAACCGGGCTACTAAGCTCTCGCACTGCACTTCCTCCGGAGAGGAACCGGCGGACTGCGTCTGCTATGTGCTTCGCGAACCAGTCAGACGCGAGTACTCCCTGCCCTACCGACCCGATGCACGGCCTGCGATTATGGACGAGGCTCGCGTTTCCTACCGGGCCATCAGGGAGGCCCGCAAGGGGTTTGACCCTTCCCTGGTCGCGCCTGATGCAAGGTCACTGATCGACCACATCCGCAACAAGACGCAGTGAGCGGCTACACAAGCCCCCTCGTGCTTGCAGAGATCAAAGCGATACGAGAGCGATTGACAGAGTTGGAAGTCCTCGACAGCTCGGCCGGGCTAGTCCTGGATTCTATCGTCGCGCAGGTAGAAGTTAGTCGTAGTCCGAAGAAGTGGCATTTCACAATCCCCCAAGAGAGGCCACTTCGCTTCCGGAGAAGCACAACCTCCGACAGTAGAGACGTCAAGTTCGACACTACTGTCGATATCTCGGGGGTGTTCCCTGCCCCCAAGGAAGGAAGGCCAGCTGATGGGCACAGCGTGGTGGTCCGGATCTGGACGCCGGACGAGTCCGTCTGGTTTGTGGAAAGCCTTGACGCTAACTGCATTCATCGCGAGATCGACCCGGCCATGGGACGTGTGATGCACAGGTTCCACTTCGACGCCGCCAGTAGCGCTCGCGAGCCTTGGAGCCATTTTCACATTGGTGGGAGTAGGCGGGAAGGCAAGGAGCAATTCCGGTTCCCTGAAGATCAAACCTTGCCTAGGTTCTTCCATCACCCCATGGGGCTTATCCAGACATGCGAATTCGTGCTGTATCATTTCTTCCCGATGGTGCATGACAGCGTTGCAGAAGAGGACTCTTGGGCTATCGCTCTCAGGGCCTCTGAGGACGCCTACCTCGGGAAGTACTTGGAGCGGCTACATGAGCTGACCCGACAGGGCCGGGGTTCGGAGAGCTTCCACTCCTTCTGTTGCACAGCACCTTCGTGACAGCGGTTCGGCCCGGCTACATCAAGCGCCTCGGTAGGTACTACACGCCAGATGGGGTGGCCGCCGCGCTATGCCGGTGGGCTGTGAGGAGCAAGGTGGATACGGTTCTGGACCCCAGCTTCGGCGGTTGCGCGTTCTTGGAGGCCGCTGCCGAGCGGCTCGCAGCACTTGGTTCGCGCCGCCCGGTCGAGAACCTGCATGGCTTCGACAAAGACAGACGAGCGTTGACGTCGTTGACGCAGCTTATGAGAGGCCAGCCTGCAACCGGCAGGTTCCACGTCCCACGGGATTTCCTGGCAACGACCCCAGGCAGCGATGAGTGCCCTGTCGTCGACGTCGTCGTGGGCAACCCGCCATACGTTCGCCATCACCTATTGAAGGGGGCGCGCCGCATTGTTGCCCGTGACGCGGCCCTGTCGAGCGGGTGCGACCTGTCGGAGAAATCGAGCTACTGGGGCTACTTCGTGTTGCATGCTGTCCGCTGCCTCAAGCCGGGTGGCAGGTTGGCGTTCGTGTTGCCTATGTCACTGCTCACGACTGACTATGCCGACACGGTGCGAGCTGTGCTGTTCCAGGGATTCGGCAGGACCAGGGTCATCATCATGGACCAGAGGCTTTTTGAGGGAGCGGAAGAGCGGTCAGTCGTTGTCCTCGCCGATGGCTGGTCGAACGCCCATGAAGGCGTTTCGGTAGAACGCGCACGGGATGCTCATGCGCTGTCAGCCGCTGTATCCGAAGTCCCGGCTAAGTGGAACGGTCACGCCTTGCTCAACGACAGGAACGCGTGGCGTCGTGAGCTTGTCGCCGAGAACTCATCGCAACTGATGGAACAAGTCCGTTCCGACCCGCATGTACGCTCACTTGGTGACATTGCAGACATTTCGCTCGGCGTGGTTACCGGAGCCAACGACTACTTCGTCCGCCCTTCGAGCCACATGCGTGAGTTGAAGGCACGCCCCAGACAGAGACACAGGATTCTGTCCGGTGTCCGGGGCGTGGAAGGCCTTGTTGCCGATCGCAAGTCGTTTGAGGCGCTGCGGCGAAACGGCGAGCCATGCGAGCTTCTTCTGCTGAGGGAAGGCGATGAAAGGACAGGGGTCCGAGTCTACCTCCAATCGAAAGCGGCCCGGCGCGCGAAGACAGCCTACAAGTGCAAGGCACGCGAGCCCTGGTTTGTCCTTGGTCCGCAGGTTCCACCGGATGCGTTCCTGACCCCGCTTTCGGGACCATACCCCCGACTCATCCTGAATGGTTGGCGCCTGGACTGCACAAATACGCTCTACAGGATCAACTGGAAGCCGCCGATGACCACGACACAGGCGGAACTCGTAGCCTTGTCCGTCGTGAGCAGCCTTGGTTCGCTCAGCGCAGAGTTGGCTGGCCGGGTCTACGCGGGAGGAGCGCTGAAGTTGGAACCGCGCGACGCGCGCAAGGTCTCAGTTGTCGTGTCTGATGCGTCGGCTGAGGACGTGAGTCGTTGCTTTAGACAAGTGAGCAAGCTGCTCTCAACTGGCGACTGGGCACAGGCTCAGTCGGTGGCCGACGAACTGGTCCTGCGTGGGGTTCTTCGTGCGGGCAAGCGACTCGCCCAGCAGTTTCAGGAAGCCACGATGGCGCTTCGGACGCTCCGCCAAGCGAAGTGACACGTAACAGTGAAGTCCACCAGATTCCGTTCGTCCATCTGACACGCCCGCCCGCGAGGCCTACAATCCAGCCATGATCGAGCGCACCGAACCCCGCCGTGCCTTGATGCAACCAGAAGCAGATGCTCGTCACCGAGATCTAGATGTCCTCGACCCTCCACAGAGGAAGACATGACTCACGAACAGGTGCAGATTGTATTCGAGCAGATCTTTGATGGCCTGAGCATGGCGCTGTCCGAGGCACATCTACCGTGGAAGCCAACTAGCAGGGAGAACAAGTGGACGGAGACTGTCTTCCACTGTATGGAGGCGCTCGCGGACGGGCGCCATGTCGTGAACTGGAGGGTCAAGGGCGCGAAAGAGCGACCTCCCGCTGGCCCAGGAGAGTGGTTGTTCGACCTCACCTGGTGCGA
The bacterium DNA segment above includes these coding regions:
- a CDS encoding type II toxin-antitoxin system RelE/ParE family toxin; translated protein: MPPTSPPATRSRRLPVYVVLLESAAERSLRRLDSSVFRRVGSALRSLADNPRPHGCRKLTGSHRDWRIRVGDYRIVYEIDDDVREVRVMRIRHRREVYR
- a CDS encoding type II toxin-antitoxin system Phd/YefM family antitoxin — its product is MASREREFVYRDGRPAAVILDIAEYEELLERAEDLEDLRALRRMRERPLRFRSLSDVLARCPQDDAADFTARDAQPSTPRVRRPSRIRR
- a CDS encoding sensor histidine kinase, which produces MKGQQPPAGNQRAEDTQLKQGEFRFEVDSGLLLQLGEELVSKPWVALAELVKNSYDADSTYAIVEFKNVKRPGGEITIVDEGSGIPFDRLQETWMRIATTDKKLHPESPRYKRPRAGAKGIGRFAARRLANKLELVSVVDTGVGQPREQTTIHFDWAAFKPGMDVQSVPVVYERTSVEPNVATGLTLKMTEARDAWTEDAMKELQREVLRVVNPLFGPISTHATGRLADPGFSVQFDAPEFPKFAGGLDEEFLKMAVAVLRGEVDADGKARFRVTFRRGHDEIKAQEFAWTPPGQTYPGIAHVNLVAYYFAFTSDEYEETAFSLPEARLLGREYGGVSIRLDRFRIAPYGTKGDDWLHLDEDRARRWTTTPEELEGTVEGLERPMLLLPGNMQLFGQVQLLREKHPQFRIAADREGLVEDAAFEELKKFVRLGIDWLTVQYARRSVARRAVRRVQRRVRRQSPAQLLETTKTSLVTLGEKIGVEKTREALHLLDAASEAIAEEEQERIGEIQMLRVLASTGTMISVIDHQLLEVLTGLRAKSNRLGRLVEHLPGSYRPELEKELTGLGKWLDDARQLADLLGMMAGKEARTKRIPHNIRELVRDFLAAFESFAKEHGVTLENGVPSELVSPPMYRCELGAILLNLLTNALKAVLDTQRREVFVSAKDSRGNLVLRVSDTGKGADPHKWVDYFMPFVSESEPNIELGTGTGMGLTIVRDLVELYGGEARFVEPDTGYNTAVEARIPYEA
- a CDS encoding N-6 DNA methylase, whose translation is MHSTFVTAVRPGYIKRLGRYYTPDGVAAALCRWAVRSKVDTVLDPSFGGCAFLEAAAERLAALGSRRPVENLHGFDKDRRALTSLTQLMRGQPATGRFHVPRDFLATTPGSDECPVVDVVVGNPPYVRHHLLKGARRIVARDAALSSGCDLSEKSSYWGYFVLHAVRCLKPGGRLAFVLPMSLLTTDYADTVRAVLFQGFGRTRVIIMDQRLFEGAEERSVVVLADGWSNAHEGVSVERARDAHALSAAVSEVPAKWNGHALLNDRNAWRRELVAENSSQLMEQVRSDPHVRSLGDIADISLGVVTGANDYFVRPSSHMRELKARPRQRHRILSGVRGVEGLVADRKSFEALRRNGEPCELLLLREGDERTGVRVYLQSKAARRAKTAYKCKAREPWFVLGPQVPPDAFLTPLSGPYPRLILNGWRLDCTNTLYRINWKPPMTTTQAELVALSVVSSLGSLSAELAGRVYAGGALKLEPRDARKVSVVVSDASAEDVSRCFRQVSKLLSTGDWAQAQSVADELVLRGVLRAGKRLAQQFQEATMALRTLRQAK